In the Piscinibacter sp. XHJ-5 genome, one interval contains:
- a CDS encoding DUF1269 domain-containing protein — MRRRIYWLLPDLACARKTMDDLLLARIQEQHIHFVAREGTDLTGLHEANILQTSDVVRAAQAGLVIGGASGAVLGALAAVYFPIVGEQPQWGIAAVLAMAGAVFGAWSASLIGVSTPSHRLERFTKAIDEGQILLMVDVPRSRVDEIEQRLQALHPEAHLEGVEPDIPAFP, encoded by the coding sequence ATGCGCCGACGCATCTATTGGCTCTTGCCAGACCTGGCCTGCGCCAGGAAGACGATGGATGATTTGTTGCTTGCCCGGATTCAGGAGCAGCACATCCACTTCGTGGCCCGCGAGGGCACCGACCTCACAGGCCTCCACGAGGCCAACATCCTGCAGACCTCCGACGTCGTTCGCGCGGCGCAGGCCGGCCTCGTGATCGGCGGCGCCAGCGGCGCCGTGCTGGGCGCGCTGGCCGCGGTGTACTTCCCCATCGTCGGTGAGCAGCCGCAGTGGGGCATCGCCGCCGTGCTGGCGATGGCTGGCGCCGTCTTCGGCGCCTGGTCGGCCAGCCTCATCGGCGTGTCCACGCCCAGCCACCGTCTCGAGCGCTTCACCAAGGCGATCGACGAGGGACAGATCCTGCTGATGGTCGATGTGCCGCGCTCGCGCGTCGACGAGATCGAGCAGCGCCTGCAAGCATTGCATCCCGAAGCGCATCTGGAAGGTGTCGAGCCGGACATTCCGGCGTTTCCCTGA
- a CDS encoding slipin family protein, with translation MDYGIGLAGPLLLLLIIAASSLRILREYERGVVFQLGRFWKVKGPGLVIIVPGIQQMVKVSLRTVVLDVPSQDVISRDNVSVKVNAVLYFRVVDPAKAIIQVERFLEATSQLAQTTLRAVLGKHDLDDMLSERERLNLDIQKILDAQTDTWGIKVTNVEIKHVDLNDTMIRAIARQAEAERERRAKVIHAEGELQASHKLAEAAEVLARQPQALQLRYLETLTVIAADKNSTIVFPLPVDVLGPLLDALRRK, from the coding sequence ATGGACTACGGAATCGGCCTGGCCGGGCCGCTGTTGCTGCTGCTGATCATCGCGGCGTCGTCCTTGCGCATCCTGCGCGAGTACGAGCGGGGCGTCGTGTTCCAGCTGGGCCGCTTCTGGAAGGTGAAGGGCCCGGGGCTCGTGATCATCGTCCCGGGCATCCAGCAGATGGTCAAGGTGAGCCTGCGCACCGTGGTGCTCGACGTGCCGAGCCAGGACGTCATCTCGCGCGACAACGTGTCGGTGAAGGTCAACGCGGTGCTGTACTTCCGCGTCGTCGATCCGGCCAAGGCGATCATCCAGGTCGAGCGCTTCCTCGAGGCGACCAGCCAGCTCGCGCAGACCACGCTGCGCGCGGTGCTGGGCAAGCATGACCTCGATGACATGCTGTCGGAGCGCGAGCGCCTGAACCTCGACATCCAGAAGATCCTCGATGCGCAGACCGACACCTGGGGCATCAAGGTGACCAACGTCGAGATCAAGCACGTGGATCTGAACGACACCATGATCCGCGCCATCGCACGCCAGGCCGAAGCCGAGCGCGAGCGCCGGGCAAAGGTGATTCACGCCGAGGGCGAGCTCCAGGCTTCGCACAAGCTGGCCGAGGCGGCCGAGGTGCTGGCCAGGCAGCCGCAGGCGCTGCAGTTGCGCTACCTTGAGACGCTGACCGTGATCGCGGCCGACAAGAACTCGACGATCGTGTTTCCGCTGCCGGTCGATGTGCTGGGGCCGCTGCTCGATGCCTTGCGGCGCAAGTGA
- a CDS encoding heme-copper oxidase subunit III family protein: MSAVAVPVHDEPAGTPHSPPAGLRGLISDWSADQEAFKVSWGKAMMWIFLLSDTFIFGSFLTGYMTVRTSTTVAWPNPSEVFALHVGSANIPLLLIAIMTFVLISSSGTMAMAVNFAYRGDKVNAAALMFVTAAFGEMFVFMQAFEWSKLILEGVRPWGNPMGAAQFGSAFFMITGFHGLHVTAGVIYLMVVAIRLIRGKYDRKGYQIVEIAGLYWHFVDLVWVFIFAFFYLW; this comes from the coding sequence ATGAGCGCCGTCGCCGTTCCCGTGCACGACGAGCCTGCGGGCACGCCCCATTCGCCGCCCGCCGGCCTTCGCGGCCTGATCTCCGACTGGTCCGCCGACCAGGAGGCCTTCAAGGTCTCCTGGGGCAAGGCCATGATGTGGATCTTCCTGCTGTCCGACACCTTCATCTTCGGCAGCTTCCTCACCGGCTACATGACGGTGCGCACCTCCACCACGGTGGCGTGGCCCAACCCGAGCGAGGTGTTCGCGCTGCACGTCGGCTCCGCCAACATCCCGCTGCTGCTCATCGCCATCATGACCTTCGTGCTGATCAGCAGCAGCGGCACGATGGCGATGGCGGTCAACTTCGCGTACCGCGGCGACAAGGTCAACGCCGCCGCGCTCATGTTCGTCACCGCGGCCTTCGGCGAGATGTTCGTCTTCATGCAGGCCTTCGAGTGGTCCAAGCTCATCCTGGAGGGCGTGAGGCCATGGGGCAATCCGATGGGGGCGGCGCAGTTCGGGTCGGCCTTCTTCATGATCACCGGTTTCCACGGCCTGCACGTGACGGCCGGCGTCATTTACCTGATGGTGGTGGCGATCCGCCTGATCCGCGGCAAGTACGACAGGAAGGGCTACCAGATCGTCGAGATCGCGGGCCTGTACTGGCACTTCGTGGACCTGGTGTGGGTGTTCATCTTTGCGTTCTTCTACCTGTGGTGA
- a CDS encoding L-glutamate gamma-semialdehyde dehydrogenase: MFSAPAPAARLPYPYRTEIGVVAAQLAALAAALDWQRAAAMARPWVEAVRDKPAPFWAMESLLREYPISSAEGLALMRLAEALLRVPDAETAIALTADQLGKAEFDAGSGGPHKMLAQLSASAIALSKKFLPESDSEAGLLKRLGAQTVVAATVRAIQLLGRQFVLGRSIREAMDEAASARKGHAALRFSYDMLGEGARTEADAQRYLVSYAHAIDAIADRKAAASPEGADGISIKLSALFSRYEDAQRERVFAELLPRVWQLVEPAARANLNLTIDAEESDRLELSLDVLEALAGRIARQFPDWRGFGLAVQAYQTRSLHVIDEVARIARSHGLRFMVRLVKGAYWDGEIKRAQEQGLAGYPVFTHKHHTDISYLACARALIGHNDVIYPQFATHNAGTIAAILQMARGSDAKFEMQRLHGMGEGVYREVMKHTQVPVRVYAPVGEHRDLLAYLVRRLLENGANSSFVHQLADEAVDVGALLASPLHAAPAPALPMPVSLYGTERANSKGVDLACPAEREPLERAVETARVEPIAEARAADVDAAMARLQAGFERWNATPLAQRAAVLRRAADVLEARLPEFCALLVKEAHKTLGDCVAEVREAVDFCRYYAEQAQARLAPQPLPGPTGESNELRLHGRGVFVCISPWNFPLAIFTGQVAAALVAGNCVAAKPAEQTPAVAARMVALLHEAGVPGDALVLLHGPGETTGAALVADARTAGVCFTGSTAVAKVINRTLAAKDGPIVPLVAETGGINAMIVDSTALPEQVVDAVVQSAFRSAGQRCSALRLLCVHESVADGVIEMIRGALAELNVGDPARLATDVGPVIDAEAFDGLSRHVARLRQEARLIGEAASPGGGHFIAPIAFEVARVADVGQEIFGPVLHVVRWGGEPDAVMRQVNALGYGLTLGIQTRIDSRALRLAQAAHIGNVYVNRNMIGAVVGVQPFGGEGLSGTGPKAGGPHYLYRFCAEQTLTVNTAAAGGNAALLAGFTSTVAGE; encoded by the coding sequence ATGTTCTCCGCTCCTGCTCCGGCCGCGCGGCTTCCCTATCCCTATCGCACCGAAATCGGGGTGGTGGCCGCGCAGCTCGCCGCGCTGGCGGCCGCGCTCGACTGGCAACGTGCGGCGGCCATGGCGCGACCCTGGGTGGAGGCCGTGCGCGACAAGCCCGCGCCCTTCTGGGCGATGGAATCCCTGCTGCGTGAATACCCCATCTCCAGCGCCGAGGGCCTGGCTCTGATGCGGCTGGCCGAAGCGCTGCTGCGGGTGCCCGATGCCGAAACGGCGATCGCGCTCACAGCCGATCAGCTGGGCAAGGCGGAGTTCGACGCGGGCAGCGGCGGCCCGCACAAGATGCTCGCGCAGCTGTCGGCGAGTGCCATCGCACTGTCGAAGAAATTCCTGCCCGAGAGCGACAGCGAGGCGGGCCTGCTGAAGCGCCTGGGTGCGCAGACAGTGGTGGCCGCCACGGTGCGCGCCATCCAGCTGCTCGGACGCCAGTTCGTGCTCGGCCGCTCGATCCGCGAGGCGATGGACGAAGCCGCGTCGGCGCGCAAGGGGCATGCGGCGCTGCGCTTCAGCTACGACATGCTCGGCGAAGGCGCGCGCACCGAGGCCGACGCGCAGCGCTATCTCGTGTCGTATGCCCATGCCATCGACGCCATCGCCGACCGCAAGGCGGCCGCGAGCCCGGAGGGGGCCGACGGCATCTCCATCAAGCTGAGCGCGCTGTTCTCGCGCTACGAAGACGCACAGCGCGAGCGTGTGTTCGCCGAGCTGCTGCCGCGGGTGTGGCAGCTCGTGGAGCCGGCTGCGCGCGCCAATCTCAATCTGACCATCGATGCCGAGGAAAGCGACCGGCTCGAGCTGTCGCTCGACGTCCTCGAGGCGCTCGCCGGACGCATCGCGCGACAGTTCCCCGACTGGCGCGGCTTCGGTCTGGCCGTGCAGGCCTATCAGACACGCTCGCTGCACGTCATCGACGAGGTCGCGCGCATCGCGCGCTCGCACGGGTTGCGCTTCATGGTGCGGCTGGTGAAGGGCGCCTACTGGGACGGCGAGATCAAGCGCGCGCAGGAGCAGGGCCTGGCGGGCTATCCGGTGTTCACCCACAAGCACCACACCGACATCTCATACCTCGCCTGCGCCCGCGCGCTGATTGGGCACAACGACGTGATCTACCCGCAGTTCGCGACACACAACGCCGGCACCATTGCCGCCATCCTGCAGATGGCCCGGGGCAGCGACGCGAAGTTCGAGATGCAGCGCCTGCACGGCATGGGCGAAGGTGTGTACCGCGAAGTCATGAAGCACACGCAGGTTCCGGTGCGTGTCTATGCGCCGGTCGGTGAGCACCGCGACCTGCTCGCCTATCTCGTGCGCCGGCTGCTGGAGAACGGCGCCAACTCCTCGTTCGTGCACCAGCTGGCCGACGAGGCCGTGGACGTGGGCGCGCTGCTCGCCTCGCCGCTGCATGCGGCGCCGGCGCCGGCCTTGCCGATGCCGGTGTCGCTGTACGGCACGGAGCGGGCGAATTCAAAGGGCGTCGACCTCGCGTGCCCGGCCGAGCGCGAGCCTCTCGAGCGTGCCGTCGAGACGGCGCGGGTCGAGCCCATCGCCGAAGCGCGGGCCGCCGACGTCGACGCCGCGATGGCCCGGCTGCAGGCCGGCTTCGAGCGCTGGAACGCGACGCCACTGGCGCAGCGCGCCGCGGTGCTGCGCCGCGCCGCCGACGTGCTGGAGGCGCGCCTGCCCGAGTTCTGCGCGCTCCTCGTCAAGGAAGCGCACAAGACCCTGGGCGATTGCGTGGCCGAGGTGCGCGAAGCGGTGGACTTCTGCCGCTATTACGCCGAGCAGGCCCAGGCGCGCCTGGCGCCGCAGCCGCTGCCGGGCCCCACCGGCGAGAGCAACGAGCTGCGGCTGCATGGGCGCGGCGTCTTCGTCTGCATCAGCCCGTGGAATTTTCCGCTTGCGATCTTCACCGGCCAGGTCGCCGCCGCGCTGGTCGCCGGCAATTGCGTTGCCGCCAAGCCGGCGGAGCAGACTCCAGCGGTGGCGGCGCGCATGGTCGCGCTGCTGCACGAAGCCGGCGTGCCCGGCGACGCGCTTGTCTTGCTCCATGGTCCCGGCGAGACGACCGGAGCCGCTCTCGTCGCCGATGCACGCACCGCCGGCGTGTGTTTCACCGGCTCCACAGCGGTCGCGAAGGTCATCAACCGCACCCTCGCCGCCAAGGACGGTCCCATCGTGCCGCTGGTCGCCGAAACCGGTGGCATCAACGCGATGATCGTGGACTCGACGGCCCTGCCCGAGCAGGTGGTCGATGCGGTCGTGCAGAGCGCCTTCCGCTCTGCCGGCCAGCGGTGCTCCGCGCTGCGGCTCCTGTGCGTGCATGAAAGCGTCGCAGACGGCGTCATCGAGATGATTCGCGGCGCGCTGGCCGAGTTGAACGTCGGCGATCCGGCCCGCCTGGCCACCGACGTCGGCCCGGTCATCGATGCCGAGGCCTTCGATGGCCTGAGCCGCCATGTGGCGCGGCTGCGGCAGGAGGCGCGGCTGATCGGCGAGGCGGCCTCACCCGGCGGCGGCCACTTCATCGCGCCCATCGCCTTCGAGGTGGCGAGGGTCGCCGATGTGGGGCAGGAGATCTTCGGCCCGGTGCTGCACGTCGTGCGCTGGGGCGGCGAACCCGATGCGGTGATGCGCCAGGTGAATGCACTGGGCTACGGCCTCACGCTCGGCATCCAGACGCGCATCGACAGCCGCGCGCTGCGTCTGGCCCAGGCCGCGCACATCGGCAACGTCTACGTCAACCGCAACATGATCGGCGCGGTGGTCGGCGTGCAGCCGTTCGGCGGCGAAGGCCTGTCGGGCACCGGCCCCAAGGCGGGCGGTCCGCACTACCTGTACCGCTTCTGCGCCGAGCAGACGCTCACGGTCAACACCGCCGCTGCCGGCGGCAACGCCGCGCTGCTCGCCGGGTTCACCTCGACGGTGGCCGGCGAATAG
- a CDS encoding cytochrome C oxidase subunit IV family protein produces MASATGHGQQHPIKLYLLVWGLLFVLSAMSYMVDYLHLQGLLRWSLIIIFMLLKAGLIVAVFMHMAWERLALIYAILLPPGALMVLVGLMWAEADYTFLTRLLFFR; encoded by the coding sequence ATGGCTTCAGCGACCGGTCACGGCCAACAGCATCCGATCAAGCTCTACCTGCTCGTGTGGGGGCTGCTCTTCGTGCTGAGCGCGATGTCGTACATGGTCGACTACCTGCACCTGCAGGGGCTGCTGCGCTGGAGCCTGATCATCATCTTCATGCTGCTGAAGGCCGGGCTCATCGTCGCCGTCTTCATGCACATGGCGTGGGAGCGGCTGGCGCTGATCTACGCGATCCTGCTGCCGCCCGGGGCGCTGATGGTGCTGGTGGGATTGATGTGGGCGGAGGCGGATTACACCTTCCTCACGCGGCTGCTGTTCTTCCGCTGA
- a CDS encoding c-type cytochrome has translation MAIAIALFVIVVGSVLFHVLTPWWVTPIASNWSKMDHTLAITVIICGIFFVVINLFVVYTLWRFRHREGARAAYEPENHKLERWLIGITTVGIVALLAPGLVVYADYVTPPDNAMVLEVVGQQWQWRFRFPGEDGKLGGSDARFVKADNPLGLDPADKAGQDDIVVLGNEVHLPVNKPVKVLLRSHDALHDFYVPHFRARMNIVPGMVSSFWFTPTQVGKFESMCAQLCGVGHPNMRGLVVVEEPAGYQAWLARQTTFQQSVAAARRGEGEAGNLVGRGQMLAQSKGCVACHSVDGSKSVGPTWKDLLGKTEHLEDGTSAVVDEAFLARFIRDPKPIKGFPPVMPKMELSDDELAALVAYIKSLKG, from the coding sequence ATGGCTATCGCCATCGCGCTGTTCGTGATCGTCGTCGGCTCAGTGCTGTTCCACGTCCTCACGCCGTGGTGGGTCACGCCGATCGCCTCCAACTGGTCGAAGATGGATCACACGCTGGCGATCACGGTGATCATCTGCGGCATCTTCTTCGTCGTCATCAACCTGTTCGTCGTCTACACGCTGTGGCGCTTTCGTCATCGTGAAGGCGCACGCGCGGCCTACGAGCCGGAGAACCACAAGCTCGAGCGCTGGCTGATCGGCATCACGACCGTGGGCATCGTCGCGCTGCTGGCGCCTGGGCTGGTCGTGTACGCCGACTACGTGACGCCGCCCGACAACGCGATGGTGCTGGAGGTCGTCGGCCAGCAGTGGCAGTGGCGCTTTCGCTTCCCCGGAGAAGACGGCAAGCTCGGCGGCAGCGATGCCCGCTTCGTGAAGGCCGACAACCCCCTCGGGCTCGATCCGGCCGACAAGGCCGGCCAGGACGACATCGTCGTGCTGGGCAACGAAGTGCACCTGCCGGTGAACAAGCCGGTGAAGGTGCTGCTGCGCTCGCACGATGCGCTGCACGATTTCTACGTGCCTCACTTCAGGGCGCGCATGAACATCGTGCCGGGCATGGTGTCGAGCTTCTGGTTCACGCCCACGCAGGTCGGCAAGTTCGAATCGATGTGCGCGCAGCTGTGCGGCGTCGGCCATCCGAACATGCGCGGCCTCGTCGTCGTCGAGGAGCCGGCCGGCTACCAGGCCTGGCTGGCCCGGCAGACCACCTTCCAGCAGTCGGTCGCGGCCGCGCGCCGGGGCGAAGGCGAGGCCGGCAACCTGGTCGGACGCGGCCAGATGCTGGCGCAGTCCAAGGGCTGCGTCGCCTGCCACTCGGTCGACGGCTCCAAGAGCGTGGGTCCCACCTGGAAGGACCTGCTCGGCAAGACCGAGCACCTCGAGGACGGCACCAGCGCTGTCGTCGACGAAGCCTTCCTCGCCCGCTTCATCCGCGATCCGAAGCCGATCAAGGGCTTCCCGCCGGTGATGCCGAAGATGGAGCTCAGCGACGACGAGCTGGCTGCGCTGGTGGCCTACATCAAGTCCCTCAAGGGCTGA
- the proC gene encoding pyrroline-5-carboxylate reductase, protein MDTIAFIGGGNMAAAIIGGLCKSGRSGSSIVVVDPGDAPRERLRQEFGVRALPAADATLAEAALVVWAVKPQYFQAAALPCAPHVDRALHLSVMAGIRSEAIAHAARTQRVVRAMPNTPALIGQGIAGLYAREAVTADERETVEQVLAPTGQTLWVPREEDLDAVTALSGSGPAYVFYVVEAMMQAAAEMGLRAEQGKRLALATLSGAAALAAASAETPQVLRERVTSRGGTTHAAITSLESDGVKAAFVKALKAAQQRARELGDEFGAG, encoded by the coding sequence ATGGACACGATCGCATTCATCGGCGGCGGCAACATGGCGGCCGCCATCATCGGCGGGCTCTGCAAGAGCGGGCGGTCAGGGTCATCGATCGTCGTCGTCGATCCGGGCGATGCGCCGCGCGAGCGGCTGCGCCAGGAGTTCGGCGTGCGCGCCCTGCCCGCCGCGGATGCCACGCTGGCCGAAGCCGCGCTGGTCGTGTGGGCGGTCAAGCCGCAGTACTTCCAGGCCGCCGCGCTGCCCTGCGCGCCGCATGTGGACCGCGCGCTGCACCTGAGCGTGATGGCCGGCATCCGCAGCGAGGCGATCGCCCACGCCGCACGCACGCAACGCGTGGTGCGTGCCATGCCGAACACGCCCGCGCTCATCGGCCAGGGCATCGCCGGACTGTACGCACGCGAGGCCGTGACAGCCGACGAACGCGAGACGGTCGAGCAGGTGCTGGCCCCGACCGGGCAGACGCTATGGGTGCCGCGCGAAGAGGACCTCGATGCGGTCACCGCGCTGTCGGGCTCTGGCCCGGCTTATGTCTTCTATGTCGTCGAAGCGATGATGCAAGCGGCTGCCGAGATGGGGCTGCGCGCCGAGCAGGGCAAGCGGCTCGCGCTCGCCACCCTCAGCGGCGCAGCGGCCCTCGCCGCCGCATCGGCAGAGACGCCGCAGGTCCTGCGCGAGCGAGTCACGTCCAGAGGCGGCACGACACACGCGGCCATCACGTCGCTGGAATCCGACGGCGTGAAGGCCGCCTTCGTGAAGGCGTTGAAGGCCGCGCAGCAGCGCGCGCGAGAGCTGGGCGACGAGTTCGGCGCGGGCTGA
- a CDS encoding cytochrome c oxidase subunit I — MALAEADAGHDLHEPSSFITKYVWSQDHKVIAVQYASTAILVGLVGVVLSNLMRLQIGFPGRFTFIDPQHYYQFVTMHGMIMVIYLLTALFLGGFGNYLIPLMVGARDMVFPYMNMLSFWVYLLSVIVLMASFFVPGGPTGAGWTLYPPQAILPGTPGNEGGIVLMLVSLLIFIVATTMGGLNYVTTVLQARCRGMTLLRMPLAVWGIFVATILALLAFPALFVSGIMMLLDKTLGTSFFMPALVTMGQVANYRGGSPLLFQHLFWFFGHPEVYIVALPAFGIVSDLISVHARKAIFGYRTMVWAIVVIGVLSFVVWAHHMFVSGMNPWFGFFFATSTLIIAVPTAIKVYNWTLTLWRGDIHLTVPMLFAIAFLCTFVIGGLTGLFLGNVSVDIPLSGTYFVVAHFHMVMGVAPLLVVFGAIYHWFPKITGRMLDDRLGQFHFWITFLGTYAIYFPMHYLGVLGMPRRYHAYTDYQFIPPSAHLLNEFITVAALIVGLVQLVFVYNLVWSTFRGRVAGSNPWRAASLEWFTPDTPPKHGNWGPRLPVVYRWAYAYSVPGAKEDFIAQDAPPDEGGHEPEPYKKPEPVPAGKGATA; from the coding sequence ATGGCTCTCGCCGAAGCCGATGCCGGTCACGATCTCCACGAGCCGAGCAGCTTCATCACCAAGTACGTCTGGAGCCAGGACCACAAGGTCATCGCGGTGCAGTACGCGAGCACGGCGATCCTCGTCGGCCTGGTGGGGGTGGTGCTGTCGAACCTGATGCGCCTGCAGATCGGCTTTCCCGGCAGGTTCACCTTCATCGATCCGCAGCACTACTACCAGTTCGTGACGATGCACGGGATGATCATGGTGATCTACCTGCTCACCGCACTGTTCCTCGGCGGTTTCGGCAACTACCTGATCCCGCTCATGGTCGGCGCGCGGGACATGGTGTTCCCGTACATGAACATGCTGAGCTTCTGGGTGTACCTGCTGTCGGTGATCGTGCTGATGGCGAGCTTCTTCGTGCCGGGCGGCCCCACCGGCGCGGGCTGGACGCTCTACCCGCCGCAGGCCATCCTGCCGGGCACTCCAGGCAACGAAGGGGGCATCGTCCTGATGCTGGTCTCGCTGCTGATCTTCATCGTCGCCACGACGATGGGCGGTCTCAACTACGTGACCACCGTGCTGCAGGCGCGCTGCCGCGGCATGACGCTGCTGCGCATGCCGCTGGCGGTGTGGGGCATCTTCGTCGCCACCATCCTCGCGCTGCTGGCGTTTCCGGCGCTCTTCGTCAGCGGCATCATGATGCTGCTCGACAAGACGCTGGGCACCAGCTTCTTCATGCCGGCGCTGGTCACCATGGGCCAGGTGGCCAACTACAGGGGCGGCAGCCCGCTGCTGTTCCAGCACCTGTTCTGGTTCTTCGGGCATCCCGAGGTCTACATCGTCGCGCTGCCCGCCTTCGGCATCGTGTCCGACCTCATCAGCGTGCATGCGCGCAAGGCGATCTTCGGCTACCGCACCATGGTGTGGGCCATCGTCGTCATCGGCGTGCTCAGCTTCGTCGTGTGGGCGCACCACATGTTCGTGAGCGGCATGAACCCCTGGTTCGGCTTCTTCTTCGCGACCAGCACCCTCATCATCGCGGTGCCCACGGCGATCAAGGTCTACAACTGGACGCTCACGCTCTGGCGAGGCGACATTCATCTGACGGTGCCCATGCTGTTCGCGATCGCGTTCCTGTGCACCTTCGTGATCGGCGGATTGACGGGGCTGTTCCTCGGCAACGTCAGCGTCGACATCCCGCTGTCGGGCACCTACTTCGTCGTCGCGCACTTCCACATGGTGATGGGCGTGGCTCCGCTGCTGGTCGTATTCGGCGCCATTTATCACTGGTTCCCGAAGATCACCGGCCGCATGCTCGACGACCGGCTCGGCCAGTTCCACTTCTGGATCACTTTCCTCGGCACCTACGCGATCTATTTCCCGATGCACTACCTCGGCGTGCTCGGCATGCCGCGGCGCTACCACGCCTACACCGACTACCAGTTCATTCCGCCGTCGGCACACCTGCTGAACGAGTTCATCACGGTCGCGGCGCTGATCGTCGGGCTGGTGCAGCTGGTGTTCGTCTACAACCTCGTGTGGAGCACCTTCCGCGGCCGCGTGGCCGGCTCCAATCCGTGGCGTGCGGCCTCGCTCGAATGGTTCACCCCCGACACCCCGCCCAAGCACGGCAACTGGGGACCGCGCCTGCCGGTGGTGTACCGCTGGGCCTATGCCTACAGCGTGCCGGGTGCGAAGGAGGACTTCATCGCGCAGGATGCGCCGCCCGACGAGGGCGGCCATGAGCCCGAGCCTTACAAGAAACCGGAGCCGGTGCCTGCCGGCAAGGGGGCAACGGCATGA
- a CDS encoding cytochrome c oxidase subunit 3, producing MSSSGSTTWNATAGTRAAPGQALGIGLWVFMGVATALFSLFLLANLMRMTAADWWPLTLPWQLWLSTALLVAGSLCLHQASASAYRERADTPRWLMAGGVCAFGFLVVQWWAWQALLQAGVSATGNPAGSFFYVLTALHGLHVAGGLVAWALTARALQHGADAAWRIRLCARYWHFLLAVWLVLFAAIGLLTPDIARAICGPLRII from the coding sequence ATGAGCAGCAGCGGCAGCACCACCTGGAACGCGACCGCCGGCACCCGGGCCGCCCCGGGCCAGGCCCTGGGCATCGGCTTGTGGGTGTTCATGGGTGTGGCGACGGCGTTGTTCTCGCTCTTCCTGCTCGCCAACCTGATGCGCATGACCGCCGCGGACTGGTGGCCGCTCACGTTGCCATGGCAGCTCTGGCTCAGCACTGCGCTGCTGGTCGCGGGCAGCCTGTGCCTGCACCAGGCCAGCGCGTCGGCATACCGGGAGCGCGCCGACACCCCACGCTGGCTCATGGCGGGCGGGGTGTGCGCCTTCGGATTCCTCGTCGTGCAATGGTGGGCCTGGCAGGCGCTGCTGCAAGCCGGCGTGTCGGCCACCGGCAACCCGGCCGGCAGCTTCTTCTACGTGCTGACCGCCTTGCACGGCCTGCACGTCGCGGGCGGGCTCGTGGCATGGGCGCTGACGGCGCGAGCGTTGCAGCATGGCGCCGACGCCGCCTGGCGCATACGCCTTTGCGCGCGCTACTGGCACTTCCTGCTGGCCGTATGGCTGGTGCTGTTCGCCGCCATCGGCCTGCTCACACCGGACATCGCGCGCGCCATTTGCGGCCCGCTGAGGATCATCTGA
- a CDS encoding Lrp/AsnC ligand binding domain-containing protein, whose protein sequence is MPNDPSSLAGIDKIDAKILRVLQKDGRISNLKLAEEVHLSPTAVLERVKRLTRDGFILGYEAKLNPAKLGAGLLVFVEILLDRTVHDVMDNFKAAVQVRPEILECHLVAGGFDYLLKTRVANMTAYREFIGSVIWTLPGVRETRTYAVMEEVKNVTALAI, encoded by the coding sequence ATGCCCAACGACCCCTCGTCCCTGGCGGGCATCGACAAGATCGACGCCAAGATTCTGCGCGTGCTGCAGAAGGACGGGCGCATTTCCAACCTCAAGCTGGCCGAGGAAGTGCACCTGTCGCCCACCGCGGTGCTCGAGCGCGTCAAGCGGCTCACGCGCGATGGCTTCATCCTCGGCTACGAGGCCAAGCTCAACCCGGCGAAGCTCGGGGCGGGACTGCTGGTGTTCGTCGAGATCCTGCTCGACCGCACGGTGCACGACGTGATGGACAACTTCAAGGCCGCGGTGCAGGTTCGACCCGAGATCCTCGAGTGCCACCTGGTTGCCGGCGGGTTCGACTACCTGCTGAAGACCCGGGTGGCCAACATGACGGCCTATCGGGAGTTCATCGGATCGGTCATCTGGACCCTCCCCGGCGTGCGCGAGACCCGCACCTACGCGGTGATGGAGGAAGTGAAGAACGTCACCGCGCTGGCCATCTGA